Below is a window of Allomuricauda ruestringensis DSM 13258 DNA.
ATCCATCACAGGAAAAATAGAATTGGTGTACGAAGGAGAGCAAGAGGGAGCGGGTTCTGTGGCGGAAAACTTAATTGAGGATGCGGCAAAGTCATTGTTCCCGAATTACTTCCCTAAAATTGATAAACTTCAGCGCAAAGAGGAGGAAAACGAATACGATGAATTGGTCAGTTGGTTTTTTGATGGCGAGGGTTTCGACCTTTTAGATGATGAAAAAGAAGAAAACTACAAATCAAAATTGGATTCCATTGGCCCTTTGAACAATCTTTTAAAGGAGTATCAACCCGATGCCCCCAAAGAAGATTCTTATTTTTTGAAGGAACTGCTGCTCTGGGGATTGGTTGCCTATAAAAAGTTGAGCAAACACCGCTTTCAGCAAGGATATCAGTTTAAAGATTTGTATGGAAGTTACATTCGAGGACTGTAACTATTGCCAAATATTTAGATTGTCGTTGTAGTTTTCAAAATTGTAGATACCCACGTAGCGCTTTCTCAACCAAAAAGTATAAAGCGTTAGAATTGGTAAAATACTGTAAAGTACTACGGAAAGGGTCGCCATAGGTTTGAAAGTGGCTGGAATTACATGTTGCCCATAAAGATTTATGGAGTTTAAAACCGTTATGCTATCATATATTTTAAATACGTACACAATCATAATGGCGTAAAGTACGTATTCGATGTTTCTCATCTTAGGGTCTGGCAACTCATCTTCTGTAATCTTAAACCACACCACATATAGATACAAAAAATGCACAGTAGTAAGAACTGGAAATATATAGTTATCAGCCTTAAGAAAGTAAAATTGATTGGTAAAGACACCGTAAAAGCTTAGCACAATCAATGTTAACAAGACTGCTGCACTGGCCAGTATGTTTCTTTTCCAAGTGATGATTTTTGACAGGGTATTCATATCAATTTCAAGATTTTGGGACTTTATCACTATAAAGAACGGGGTTTTATCAGGACTATTTCAAAGAAATCGATGATTCGCAAACAATGTTGGATAATGCGAAAAATCCGAAATGAAAGTCGTGAAAATTGATATGAAAATGATTCGTCTAATCAAACAAATCTGAAGATAGATAACGATCACCTCTGTCGCAAACAATGGAAACGATAACCCCACTCTCCAAGGTTTCTGCAAGGCGTAATGCCACTGTAGCGGCTCCACCGCTGCTCATCCCGGCAAAAATACCTTCTTCTTTAGCCAACCTTTTGGCCATTTCGGTGGCATCCTGTTCACTGACTTCCATTACCGTATCAACCTTTTTAGGGTTAAAAATCTTTGGAAGGTATTCCTGCGGCCACTTGCGTATCCCAGGAATTTTGGAATCATCGGTAGGCTGTACACCCACAATTTGAATATTGGGATTCTGCTCCTTCAAATAAGTAGAAGTTCCCATAATGGTTCCGGTAGTTCCCATGCTGGACACAAAATGGGTGATTTCTCCATTGGTATCCCTCCAAATCTCAGGGCCTGTTGTTTTGTAGTGCGCCTTCCAGTTGTCATCATTGGAAAACTGGTTCAACATTTGGAAACCTTCATCCTTTACTTTAGCCTCTGCATAATCCCGAGCACCTTCTATACCAACATCGGCAGGAGTCAGCGTCACTTTTGCCCCGTATGCACGCATTGTTTGCACACGTTCTTTTGTTGAATTCTCGGGCATGACCAATTCAATATCAAGGCCAAAAAGACCTGCTATCATGGCCAATCCAATACCCGTATTTCCACTTGTGGCCTCAATGAGCTTGGTACTTTTGGTAAAATCCCCACGTTCCAGACCGCTTTTGATCATATTGAATGCGGGTCTGTCCTTTACACTTCCTCCGGGGTTGTTCCCTTCGAGCTTAAACAGGATTTTTACATTAGGATTTTTATTCAAAACTTTGGATTCCACCAAAGGGGTGTTTCCAATAAGGTCTAGTATACTGTTAGACATTTGGGGTTGTCTTTATTTTAATTTCTGGTTTATGATAAACGGTTGAATTCGCAGGAACGGACGAAGTAATCCATGCATTACCACCAATAACGGAATTGGCGCCCACAACGGTTTCACCTCCTAAAATTGTCGCATTGGCGTAGATGGTCACATTGTTTTCTATGGTAGGATGACGTTTTGTTTTCTCCAAATTCTTGGCAACATAAAGCGCTCCGAGCGTAACACCTTGATACAATTTTACATTATCATGGATTACTGCAGTTTCGCCAATTACGACTCCCGTGGCGTGGTCTATAAAAAACGATTTCCCGATTTTAGCTCCTGGGTTAATGTCCACGCCTGTTTGTCGATGCGCATATTCGGTCATCATTCTGGGAATTAATGGAACTCCCTCTTCATAAAGTTCGTGCGCCAATCTGTAAATAGCGATGGCATAGAAACCCGGGTAGGCCATATAAATCTCCTGAATGGAAAGTGAGGCAGGGTCGCAATTCAATATAGCCTCAGCATCCAAATTCAAATTTTCTAAAATTTGTGGCAAATGGGAAATGTAGTTGTTCCAAAGCTCTTCGCTTGGTTTCTCCAAATCCCAACATGCCATATCCATTAATTGGTTGAATTTTTTCTCTAACAGCTCCAAGTTAACGGCCACAGGGGTATTGGCATCAAATAAAGTATAAAAAAGCGTATCGGTAAAATCCTCAGTTTCCTGCTTTAGTCTATAGTCCAAATATGGCAATTTTTTATGCCTATTGAGTTCAGCTATTATTTTTTCTTTGTCCATACTGCGCTTTATAGTCTTAAAATTAGACAAATCCTTACCATACCCATGATAAAAAGTTAACTTTAGTTTAAAAATAACATATTATCGTTATATGACATCCAACGTTACGATATCCAAAGGAGTTTTTGATTTTTTGGCCGAACTTAAAAAGAACAACAATAGAGATTGGTTCGAAGCACACAAACCTACATTTAAAAAACATAAATCCGATGTAAAGTCATTTCTTGAAGCTGTCAAGGATAGGTTGAACCATCACGATGAAATTGAAAAGATGAAATTGTTCCGTATTTATAGGGATGTTCGTTTTTCCAAGGACAAAACACCGTACAAAGCTCACTTTGCTGGTTCCTTTTCTCGATTGGGCGCACATTTACGGGGAGGCTATTATCTTCATTTAAAACCAGGGGAGTCGTTTTTGGCCACTGGATTCTGGGCTCCAAACAAGGAAGACCTTTTACGGATAAGAAAAGAACTGGAAATGGATGCTTCCGAATTTAGGGAAGTCATCAATCAAAAAGAATTAAAAACAATTTGGGGCGAACTAAGTGGTGATGAAGTAAAAACTGCTCCTAAAGGTTTTGACAAAGAACATTCCGATATCGACTTGATCAGAAAGAAACAGTTTGTGTTCACACACAAGTTTTCCGATAAAGAAGTCCTTTCTTCATCATTTATAGATGAAGTGGACAAGTCGTACAGGGCTATTCGGCCTTATTTTGACCTAATGAGCGATATCCTCACTACCAACCTAAATGGAGAATCAATTTTGTAATAAAGCTTCTTCTTCCAGAAGTTGAATCTGATCCTTTAATCGTTCCACCACCATGTTCATCATTCTTTTGTTCAATGCGGAAGAATTAGTAATGTAATCCTGGTATTCATCCACGGTGAACTGGCCAATGATCATTCCCTTTAGGGAATTCCTGAATTTGATGTCCTTTTGGATGGCCCGTTCAATGTAGTGGAACTTTTTTTCCAAAGAGAGCTCGTAGAAAACTCCCTTATGCTTGTTCGCATAATTCTTGAAAGCCTCTACCAACAAATAGTTTTGGAGTTTGATCACGGGTCGAAGGGTTTTGTTCTGAAAATACTCATCGAAACCCATTTGACTGTTAAAATGTGACTCGGGAATGCTTGGACGGATGTCCAATCGACGGTCGGATTGTGAATCCATGGCTGTGATTTTTAATAAAATTACAGAATGATCAACCGCACACTTTTAAATATGGCAATAGTTGTCAACGATGTTATGAACAAACACAGCAAGGATATTTCTGGGTATTTTAAAGTAATTTGGAAATCCAGTAAACGATCAGGCACACTATACAGATTGAGAATTCGAGCAAAACCCAATATCTGAATAGCTTGGAGAGTTTAATACGTCTGTTGAAGAGTAACATAAACTAAATATAACAAAAATATTGTTCATGCCCTCTAAAAATCAAAAGTGTTATATTACTGACTTAACATTAGCAATCTAAAAGATTCGTTATCTTCGTTTTTACAAAATATTGATTATGAATATTCAAGCGGAAAAAATAGAGCTGGCAAAAATGTTGTTAAATACTAACGACCCCAAGATTATTCAATCAATCAAGCAAATTTTCAAAAAGGAAAGTTCAACTGATTTTTGGGATGAATTGACTACCGAGCAACAAGCTGAAATAAATCAAGGAATTTCTGAAATTGAAAATGGAGATGTTGTTGACTTCGACTCATTTATGGCAAAGCATAGATAAGAATGGATAGAAAGGTCAAGATTTCTAAAACAGCAGAAAAGAAAGTATCAGAACTCTTAGACTACTTACAGGAAAATTGGTCGTTGAAAGTTAAGTTGGATTTCGTTAAAAAGTTGGATAAATCCATTGATTTAATAAAGAACGACCCTAATATTTTTCCAGAATCTGATAAAAAGCTTGGACTGTATAAATGTGTAATCTCCAAACAGACCACTATGTATTATCGTTTTAATTCTAAAACGATATTTATAGTTACAATTTTTGATAATAGACAAAATCCCTCTAAATTAAAAAGAGAGGTGTAATAAAGCTTTAAAATAGTTTTACATATAAACTTTAATGAATAAATGAAATTCGGCAAAGTAGACCATCCAGAGCACATAGATTTCACCATACCTCCAGACCACCCCGATACTCCCGTGGTCTTATCAAAAAATAAGACGGGTGCGGACACTAAAATTTTTGTCGGCTGTGCCAAATGGAATCGGCAAGAACTCAAGAATTTTTACCCTCGAGGCACAAAAGATGAGTTAGCTTACTATTCTACACAATTCAACAGTATTGAACTCAATGCGACGTTCTATAGAATTTTTCCCGCAGAACAATATGAAAAGTGGCGGGACAAAACACCGGAAGGCTTTAAATTCTTTCCAAAAATGACCAACGAGGTCAGTCATCTTCGGCGAATGAACGATAAGGCACTGGAGGCCGCAGACCGCTATTTGGAAGTGACCGCTTTGTTAGGAGAAAAGTTGGGAACCATCT
It encodes the following:
- the cysM gene encoding cysteine synthase CysM; protein product: MSNSILDLIGNTPLVESKVLNKNPNVKILFKLEGNNPGGSVKDRPAFNMIKSGLERGDFTKSTKLIEATSGNTGIGLAMIAGLFGLDIELVMPENSTKERVQTMRAYGAKVTLTPADVGIEGARDYAEAKVKDEGFQMLNQFSNDDNWKAHYKTTGPEIWRDTNGEITHFVSSMGTTGTIMGTSTYLKEQNPNIQIVGVQPTDDSKIPGIRKWPQEYLPKIFNPKKVDTVMEVSEQDATEMAKRLAKEEGIFAGMSSGGAATVALRLAETLESGVIVSIVCDRGDRYLSSDLFD
- a CDS encoding DUF2461 domain-containing protein, whose amino-acid sequence is MTSNVTISKGVFDFLAELKKNNNRDWFEAHKPTFKKHKSDVKSFLEAVKDRLNHHDEIEKMKLFRIYRDVRFSKDKTPYKAHFAGSFSRLGAHLRGGYYLHLKPGESFLATGFWAPNKEDLLRIRKELEMDASEFREVINQKELKTIWGELSGDEVKTAPKGFDKEHSDIDLIRKKQFVFTHKFSDKEVLSSSFIDEVDKSYRAIRPYFDLMSDILTTNLNGESIL
- a CDS encoding type II toxin-antitoxin system RelE/ParE family toxin, translated to MDRKVKISKTAEKKVSELLDYLQENWSLKVKLDFVKKLDKSIDLIKNDPNIFPESDKKLGLYKCVISKQTTMYYRFNSKTIFIVTIFDNRQNPSKLKREV
- the epsC gene encoding serine O-acetyltransferase EpsC — its product is MDKEKIIAELNRHKKLPYLDYRLKQETEDFTDTLFYTLFDANTPVAVNLELLEKKFNQLMDMACWDLEKPSEELWNNYISHLPQILENLNLDAEAILNCDPASLSIQEIYMAYPGFYAIAIYRLAHELYEEGVPLIPRMMTEYAHRQTGVDINPGAKIGKSFFIDHATGVVIGETAVIHDNVKLYQGVTLGALYVAKNLEKTKRHPTIENNVTIYANATILGGETVVGANSVIGGNAWITSSVPANSTVYHKPEIKIKTTPNV